A DNA window from Pseudomonas sp. GD03919 contains the following coding sequences:
- a CDS encoding acyl-CoA thioesterase: MEAGTAHLTMTVLMTPDMANFSGNVHGGTLLKYLDEVAYACASRYAGCYVVTLSVDQVMFREPVHVGELVTFLASVNHTGRTSMEIGIKVITENIRERSVRHTNSCFFTMVAVDGEGRPVPVPELQPRSPDGLRRQRQAKQRRQIREELQQRYQALSEEKNHLQA, from the coding sequence ATGGAAGCCGGAACCGCACACCTGACGATGACCGTTTTGATGACCCCGGACATGGCCAACTTCTCCGGCAATGTCCACGGCGGCACGCTGCTCAAATATCTCGACGAAGTGGCCTACGCCTGCGCCAGCCGCTATGCCGGCTGCTATGTGGTGACCCTGTCGGTGGATCAGGTGATGTTCCGCGAGCCGGTGCATGTCGGCGAACTGGTCACCTTTCTCGCCTCGGTCAACCACACCGGGCGCACCTCGATGGAGATCGGCATCAAGGTGATCACCGAGAACATCCGCGAGCGCTCGGTGCGCCACACCAACAGTTGCTTCTTCACCATGGTCGCGGTGGATGGCGAGGGGCGCCCGGTGCCGGTACCGGAGCTGCAACCGCGCAGCCCCGATGGCCTGCGCCGCCAGCGCCAGGCCAAGCAACGCCGGCAGATTCGCGAGGAGTTGCAGCAGCGCTATCAGGCGCTGAGCGAGGAGAAGAATCACCTGCA
- a CDS encoding glutamine synthetase family protein, with amino-acid sequence MQFAHPQEARDFLERHPEVRSIELMLIDANGIPRGKLLHRDELLAIYENGRPLPSSILSLTIQGEDVEESGLVWEVADADCWTYPLAGSLTLQPWRAVPTGQLQVSMHPTQGLPATPGDPRHVLVRAIEALRADGYHPVMAVELEFYLLDKQRDANGRPQPAVQMNGVRPQAPQVYGVYELEQVQPFLDDLYAACEVQGLPVRTAISEYAPGQLELTLEHRFDALQAVDEGVRYKRLVKGVANKHGLQACFMAKPFGNLAGSGMHMHVSLADAEGNNLMASEDPHGTPLLRHAIGGMMASLDDALAIFCPNANSFRRFQANSYAPLAKSWGVNNRTVSFRVPGGPANSRHVEHRICGADANPYLAAAAILAGIHKGIREQIDPGAAIVGNGYEQARETLPTDWLTALRNLEGSSWAREALGEDFLKVFLAIKWAEFRQFMGEVGEQDWRWYLNHA; translated from the coding sequence ATGCAATTCGCCCATCCCCAGGAAGCCCGCGACTTCCTCGAACGCCACCCCGAGGTGCGCAGCATCGAGCTGATGCTGATCGACGCCAACGGCATTCCACGCGGCAAGCTGCTGCACCGCGACGAACTGCTGGCCATCTACGAGAACGGCCGGCCGCTACCCAGCTCCATCCTGTCGCTGACCATCCAGGGCGAGGACGTCGAGGAAAGCGGCCTGGTCTGGGAAGTGGCCGACGCCGACTGCTGGACCTACCCGCTAGCCGGCAGCCTCACCCTGCAACCCTGGCGCGCGGTGCCCACCGGGCAGTTGCAGGTGAGCATGCACCCGACCCAGGGCCTGCCGGCCACGCCGGGCGACCCGCGCCATGTACTGGTGCGCGCCATCGAGGCGCTCAGGGCCGACGGCTACCACCCGGTGATGGCGGTGGAGCTGGAGTTCTACCTGCTGGACAAGCAACGCGACGCCAATGGCCGCCCGCAGCCAGCCGTGCAGATGAACGGTGTGCGCCCACAGGCGCCGCAGGTCTACGGCGTGTACGAGCTGGAGCAGGTACAGCCGTTCCTCGACGATCTCTACGCCGCCTGCGAGGTACAAGGCCTGCCGGTGCGCACGGCGATCTCCGAATACGCGCCGGGCCAGTTGGAGCTGACCCTGGAGCACCGCTTCGATGCGCTGCAAGCCGTAGACGAAGGCGTACGCTACAAGCGCCTGGTCAAGGGCGTGGCCAATAAGCACGGCCTGCAGGCCTGCTTCATGGCCAAGCCATTTGGCAACCTGGCCGGCAGCGGCATGCATATGCACGTGTCGCTGGCCGATGCCGAGGGCAACAACCTGATGGCCAGCGAAGATCCGCATGGCACGCCGCTGCTGCGCCATGCCATCGGCGGCATGATGGCCTCGCTCGACGACGCCCTGGCGATCTTTTGCCCCAACGCCAACTCCTTCCGCCGCTTCCAGGCCAACAGCTACGCGCCGCTGGCCAAGAGCTGGGGCGTGAACAACCGCACAGTGTCGTTCCGCGTGCCAGGCGGGCCGGCCAACAGCCGTCACGTCGAGCACCGCATCTGTGGCGCCGACGCCAACCCCTACCTGGCGGCAGCGGCGATCCTTGCCGGCATCCACAAGGGCATCCGCGAGCAGATCGATCCGGGGGCGGCCATCGTCGGCAACGGTTACGAACAGGCCCGCGAAACCCTGCCCACCGACTGGCTCACCGCCCTGCGCAATCTGGAAGGTTCGAGCTGGGCACGCGAGGCGCTGGGCGAGGACTTCCTCAAGGTATTTCTGGCGATCAAGTGGGCCGAGTTCCGTCAGTTCATGGGCGAAGTGGGCGAGCAGGACTGGCGCTGGTACCTGAATCACGCCTGA
- a CDS encoding aspartate aminotransferase family protein produces the protein MTASGITATAVETFAARERARFLERNPKSVALAERARHSLYGGVPMHWMADWSTPVPLFVERAKGARFFDVDGHEYIDFCLGDTGTMFGHSPDPVARALVEQANNGLTTMLPGEDAVVCGELLAQRFGLPFWQVTATATDSNRYVLRWARAITGRKTLLVFDGCYHGTVDDVMVRHRDGQTVHRSGLVGQAYDLTEHSRAIPFNDVEALETALAQGDVCALLCEPAMTNIGMVLPDPGFLQKCRELTRQYGSLLIIDETHTISTDIGGCTRLWGLDPDFFVVGKPIAGGVPCGVFGCSEAMAEAMTKARQRASAESHGHGHSGMGTTLSANALAMHCMRANLEHVMTQAAYDHMLPLAARLAEGFRRLIGKHSLKWSVTELGARCEFQFCATPPRTGAEAEAAFHDELQMALHLYLINRGILITPFHNMTLCCPSTTEADVDKLITMLDAALTELLAIPGARL, from the coding sequence ATGACTGCCAGTGGTATCACCGCAACCGCCGTGGAAACCTTCGCTGCCCGTGAGCGCGCGCGCTTCCTCGAACGCAACCCGAAGTCGGTGGCCCTGGCCGAGCGCGCCCGCCACTCGCTGTATGGCGGCGTGCCAATGCACTGGATGGCCGACTGGTCGACTCCGGTGCCGCTGTTCGTCGAACGCGCCAAGGGTGCGCGTTTCTTCGACGTGGACGGTCATGAATACATCGACTTCTGCCTGGGCGACACCGGCACCATGTTCGGCCATTCGCCCGATCCGGTGGCACGCGCGCTCGTCGAGCAGGCCAACAATGGCCTGACTACCATGCTGCCGGGTGAAGACGCCGTGGTCTGCGGCGAGCTGCTGGCGCAGCGCTTCGGCCTGCCTTTCTGGCAGGTGACCGCCACGGCAACAGATTCGAATCGCTATGTGCTGCGCTGGGCGCGCGCCATCACCGGGCGCAAGACCCTGCTGGTGTTCGACGGCTGCTACCACGGCACCGTCGACGACGTGATGGTGCGTCATCGCGATGGCCAGACCGTGCACCGCTCAGGATTGGTCGGCCAGGCCTACGACCTGACCGAGCACAGCCGCGCCATCCCCTTCAACGACGTCGAGGCGCTGGAAACGGCGCTGGCGCAAGGCGATGTCTGCGCCCTGCTCTGCGAACCGGCGATGACCAATATCGGCATGGTCCTGCCCGATCCGGGGTTCCTGCAGAAATGCCGCGAGCTGACGCGCCAGTACGGCAGCCTGCTGATCATCGACGAAACCCACACCATCTCCACCGACATCGGCGGCTGCACGCGCCTGTGGGGCCTGGATCCGGACTTCTTCGTGGTCGGCAAGCCCATTGCCGGCGGTGTGCCCTGCGGCGTCTTCGGTTGCAGCGAGGCGATGGCCGAAGCGATGACCAAGGCCCGCCAACGCGCCAGCGCAGAAAGCCACGGTCACGGCCACAGCGGCATGGGTACCACCCTGTCGGCCAACGCCCTGGCCATGCACTGCATGCGCGCCAACCTGGAACATGTGATGACCCAGGCGGCCTACGACCACATGCTGCCACTGGCCGCACGCCTGGCCGAGGGCTTCCGCCGGTTGATCGGCAAGCACAGCCTGAAGTGGTCGGTGACCGAGTTGGGCGCACGCTGCGAGTTCCAGTTCTGCGCCACCCCGCCGCGCACCGGCGCCGAGGCCGAGGCAGCGTTCCATGACGAACTGCAGATGGCCCTGCACCTGTACCTGATCAACCGCGGCATCCTGATCACGCCGTTCCACAATATGACCCTGTGCTGCCCGAGTACCACCGAGGCCGATGTGGACAAATTGATAACCATGCTCGATGCGGCCCTCACCGAGCTACTGGCCATCCCCGGCGCCAGGCTCTGA
- a CDS encoding GntR family transcriptional regulator, whose amino-acid sequence MSDNLQEQLYQRIREGLLAGRFQPGQALKIRDLAAEWGTSPMPVRAALQRLVAEGALEGEQQRSVRVPSMTRERYESIFQVRLALEGLAVELATPRLTADDLATLRECVKSMDSAIEQRQVQAYLNANSQFHLHLYGACGNPVLLRSIESLWLQIGPFFNRLFTEADLSLRLNDFHEDAFAAIEAGDAKGARQAMEQDLIYFARFLLNLLALEQGEV is encoded by the coding sequence ATGAGCGATAATCTGCAGGAACAGCTGTACCAACGTATTCGTGAGGGATTGCTGGCCGGTCGTTTTCAGCCGGGGCAAGCCTTGAAGATCCGCGACCTGGCGGCCGAGTGGGGCACCAGCCCGATGCCGGTGCGCGCGGCTCTGCAACGGTTGGTGGCCGAGGGCGCGCTGGAGGGTGAGCAGCAGCGCTCGGTACGTGTGCCGTCGATGACCCGCGAGCGATACGAAAGCATTTTTCAGGTACGCCTGGCACTGGAGGGTCTGGCCGTTGAACTGGCGACACCGCGTCTCACGGCCGATGATCTGGCCACGCTGCGCGAGTGTGTCAAAAGCATGGACAGTGCCATCGAGCAGCGCCAGGTGCAGGCTTATCTCAATGCCAACAGCCAGTTTCACCTGCACCTTTACGGCGCTTGCGGCAATCCGGTGTTATTGCGTTCGATCGAATCGCTCTGGTTGCAGATCGGGCCGTTCTTCAACCGTCTTTTCACTGAAGCCGATCTGTCGCTGCGGCTCAATGACTTTCATGAAGATGCCTTTGCTGCCATCGAGGCCGGTGATGCCAAGGGCGCGCGCCAGGCCATGGAGCAGGATCTGATCTACTTCGCGCGCTTTTTGCTCAACCTGCTGGCGCTGGAGCAGGGCGAGGTGTGA
- a CDS encoding SMI1/KNR4 family protein, with protein MEEVIEQLRELNEPVPVPLELPEEETLVEIQEQILIHLPFELREFLLKVSDVVYGRLEPVTASDPHSHTYLPEVASVAWDLGLPRDLVPLCQDGRNYYAVDVEGQVWLWDGDEGELTDESWDSVWHWCRDVWLES; from the coding sequence GTGGAAGAAGTCATCGAACAGCTGCGCGAACTCAACGAGCCGGTACCGGTACCCCTGGAGCTGCCGGAAGAAGAAACCCTGGTGGAGATTCAGGAGCAGATCCTCATCCACTTGCCGTTCGAGCTGCGCGAGTTCCTGCTCAAGGTCAGCGACGTGGTCTATGGTCGCCTGGAGCCGGTCACCGCCAGCGACCCGCATTCGCACACCTACCTGCCGGAAGTCGCCTCGGTGGCCTGGGATCTCGGCCTGCCGCGCGATCTGGTGCCGCTGTGCCAGGACGGCCGCAATTACTATGCCGTGGACGTGGAAGGTCAGGTTTGGCTATGGGACGGCGACGAAGGCGAGCTGACCGACGAAAGCTGGGACTCGGTCTGGCACTGGTGCCGTGACGTCTGGCTGGAGAGCTGA
- a CDS encoding GNAT family N-acetyltransferase, whose product MSSVTWHCLHHRELDTATLYELLALRTQVFVVEQNCPYLETDGQDLIGDTCHLLARDESGLLGYLRLLDPQRMNGEVVIGRVLTAERARGSGLGHRLMERGLVECGQRWPGVPVYLSAQAHLQGYYGRYGFVAVTEVYLEDGIPHIGMRRAATDPA is encoded by the coding sequence ATGTCATCTGTCACCTGGCATTGCCTGCACCACCGCGAACTCGATACCGCCACCCTCTATGAGCTGCTGGCGCTGCGCACCCAGGTGTTCGTGGTCGAGCAGAACTGCCCCTACCTGGAAACCGATGGTCAGGATCTGATTGGTGACACTTGCCACCTGCTGGCCCGCGACGAGTCGGGGTTGCTGGGTTATCTGCGCCTGCTCGATCCGCAACGTATGAACGGCGAGGTGGTGATCGGTCGCGTGCTGACCGCCGAGCGGGCACGCGGCAGCGGGCTGGGTCATCGGCTGATGGAGCGGGGGCTGGTCGAGTGCGGCCAGCGTTGGCCGGGTGTGCCGGTCTATTTGTCGGCACAGGCGCATCTGCAGGGCTACTACGGGCGCTATGGCTTCGTGGCGGTGACCGAGGTGTATCTGGAGGACGGTATCCCGCATATCGGCATGCGCCGGGCGGCTACTGATCCGGCGTGA
- a CDS encoding Tim44 domain-containing protein, which produces MQRFLSIAMVLCLALTFSFEAHAKRFGGGKSFGSAPSHQTRQATPPAQQAAPAPGRQQPAAAASGASRWLGPLAGLAAGGLLASMFMGDGFEGLQIMDMLIFGLIAFLLFRFLAARRARQQPQMAAAGAPYQREMPNADNAPAAGSNIFGGRLASAAPVINAPAWFNEQSFIAAGREHFMNLQQHWDANEMDKIAEFVTPQLLEFLKRERAELGGGFQSTYVDNLDVQLDGVDDNAEKTIATLTFSGVSKTSRFDQGEPFSESWRLERAQGDNQPWLIAGIRQN; this is translated from the coding sequence ATGCAGCGTTTCCTCAGTATTGCCATGGTGCTGTGCCTGGCACTGACCTTCAGTTTCGAAGCCCACGCCAAGCGTTTTGGCGGTGGCAAATCCTTCGGCTCCGCGCCCAGCCACCAGACCCGCCAGGCCACGCCTCCTGCTCAACAGGCTGCCCCGGCTCCCGGCCGTCAGCAACCTGCCGCTGCCGCCAGCGGTGCTTCGCGCTGGCTCGGCCCGCTGGCCGGTCTGGCCGCTGGTGGCCTGCTGGCCTCGATGTTCATGGGTGATGGTTTCGAAGGCCTGCAGATCATGGACATGCTGATCTTCGGTCTGATCGCCTTCCTGCTGTTCCGCTTCCTTGCCGCCCGTCGTGCACGCCAGCAGCCGCAAATGGCCGCTGCCGGTGCGCCGTACCAGCGTGAAATGCCGAACGCCGACAACGCGCCAGCCGCTGGCAGCAATATCTTCGGTGGCCGTCTGGCTTCGGCCGCTCCGGTGATCAACGCCCCGGCCTGGTTCAACGAGCAGAGCTTCATCGCCGCCGGTCGTGAGCACTTCATGAACCTGCAGCAGCACTGGGACGCCAACGAGATGGACAAGATCGCCGAGTTCGTCACGCCGCAACTGTTGGAGTTCCTCAAGCGCGAGCGCGCCGAGCTGGGTGGCGGCTTCCAGTCCACTTATGTCGATAACCTCGATGTGCAACTCGACGGTGTCGACGACAACGCCGAGAAGACCATCGCCACCCTGACCTTCAGCGGCGTGTCGAAAACCTCGCGCTTCGACCAGGGCGAGCCGTTCAGCGAAAGCTGGCGCCTGGAACGCGCCCAGGGCGACAACCAGCCCTGGCTGATCGCCGGCATTCGCCAGAACTGA
- a CDS encoding TetR/AcrR family transcriptional regulator: MKKKPTDPAHILDTALQLADVCGWERLHLFDVATALDIGLDAIAHHYRDKDDLVEAWFDRADLALLAHASNPDLQGLNAEQRLESCLLAWLESLAAHRAVTGQMLLYKLEPGHIHLQVLGLMRISRTVQWWREAAGRQSLHLHRIAEETLLTAAYLRSFIHWLRHPDEDAATFRAYLRRQLRGGPLPLLLQRP, from the coding sequence ATGAAGAAAAAGCCGACCGACCCTGCCCATATCCTCGATACCGCCCTGCAACTGGCCGACGTCTGCGGCTGGGAGCGCCTGCATCTGTTCGACGTCGCCACCGCGCTCGACATTGGCCTGGACGCTATCGCCCATCACTACCGCGACAAGGATGATCTGGTGGAGGCCTGGTTCGACCGCGCCGATCTGGCCCTGCTCGCCCACGCCAGCAATCCCGACCTGCAGGGTCTGAACGCCGAACAACGTCTGGAAAGCTGCCTGCTGGCCTGGCTCGAGAGCCTGGCAGCCCATCGCGCGGTGACCGGGCAGATGCTGCTGTACAAGCTCGAGCCTGGACATATCCACCTGCAGGTGCTCGGCCTGATGCGTATCAGCCGCACCGTGCAATGGTGGCGCGAAGCCGCTGGCCGGCAAAGCCTGCATCTGCATCGCATCGCCGAAGAAACCCTGCTCACCGCCGCCTACCTGCGCAGCTTCATCCACTGGCTGCGCCACCCCGACGAAGACGCAGCCACCTTCCGCGCCTACCTGCGCCGCCAACTGCGCGGTGGCCCGCTGCCTCTGCTGCTGCAGCGCCCGTAA
- a CDS encoding TRAP transporter substrate-binding protein produces MRLRSLLLLPLLGLGLIGCKDDSAPADQAAAPTQTFHWKMVTTWPKNAPGTGTAAERLAERVNAMSAGRLTIKVYAAGELVPALEVFDAVSRGTAELGHGTPYYWKGKVPAAQFFGAVPFGLSTLEMNAWLSKGGGQALWDEAYAPFGLKPLTAGNSTMQMGGWFNKEINSLADIRGLKIRMPGLGGEVWSRLGATTVVMPGGEIFTSLQSGAIDATDWVSPYNDLAFGLHKAAKYYYYPGWQEPQSVLELLINQKAFDALPADLQAIVSEAARAATQDMMDDYVYHNALALDELKQSGTLLKRFPDEVLQAMQRESEQVLGELAAQSELNGRIWASMQAFQALATSMQALSEKELYDWR; encoded by the coding sequence ATGCGTCTTCGCTCTCTGCTCCTCCTGCCCCTGCTCGGCCTCGGCCTGATCGGCTGCAAGGACGACTCCGCACCGGCCGACCAGGCCGCAGCCCCCACGCAAACCTTCCACTGGAAGATGGTCACCACCTGGCCGAAGAACGCACCCGGCACCGGCACCGCAGCCGAACGCCTGGCCGAGCGCGTCAACGCCATGAGCGCCGGGCGTCTGACCATCAAGGTTTATGCCGCTGGCGAGCTGGTGCCGGCGCTGGAGGTGTTCGACGCCGTGTCGCGCGGCACCGCCGAACTCGGCCACGGCACGCCCTATTACTGGAAGGGCAAGGTGCCCGCCGCGCAGTTCTTCGGCGCCGTGCCCTTCGGTCTGTCCACCCTGGAAATGAACGCCTGGCTGAGCAAGGGCGGCGGTCAGGCACTGTGGGATGAAGCCTACGCGCCCTTCGGCCTCAAGCCGCTGACGGCGGGTAACAGCACCATGCAGATGGGCGGCTGGTTCAACAAGGAAATCAACAGCCTGGCTGACATCAGGGGCCTGAAAATCCGCATGCCCGGCCTCGGTGGCGAAGTCTGGAGCCGCCTGGGTGCGACCACCGTGGTGATGCCAGGTGGCGAAATCTTCACCTCGCTGCAAAGCGGCGCCATCGACGCCACCGACTGGGTCAGCCCCTATAACGACCTGGCCTTCGGCCTGCACAAGGCCGCCAAGTACTATTACTACCCGGGCTGGCAGGAGCCGCAGTCGGTGCTCGAACTGCTGATCAACCAGAAGGCCTTCGATGCACTGCCCGCCGACCTGCAAGCCATCGTCAGCGAAGCGGCGCGCGCGGCGACCCAGGACATGATGGACGACTACGTCTACCACAACGCCCTGGCGCTGGATGAACTGAAGCAGAGCGGCACGCTGCTCAAGCGCTTCCCCGACGAGGTGCTGCAGGCCATGCAACGCGAGAGCGAACAGGTGCTCGGCGAGCTGGCCGCGCAGAGCGAACTCAATGGGCGCATCTGGGCCTCGATGCAGGCTTTCCAGGCGCTGGCCACTTCGATGCAGGCGCTGTCGGAAAAAGAGCTGTACGACTGGCGCTGA